Proteins co-encoded in one Paracoccus aestuarii genomic window:
- a CDS encoding DUF2484 family protein: protein MTQAAQWALSPALPLVAAVLWVAMAWPLPRLPGRMRRRLGWGLALAGVPVLGLLTLNWGPGLGVAGLGIGLALLVWRQGVRPVTGGPS, encoded by the coding sequence ATGACCCAGGCCGCCCAATGGGCGCTGTCGCCGGCCTTGCCGCTGGTGGCGGCGGTCCTGTGGGTGGCGATGGCCTGGCCGCTGCCGCGCCTGCCGGGCCGGATGCGGCGCCGCCTTGGCTGGGGGCTGGCCTTGGCGGGCGTGCCGGTCCTGGGGCTGCTGACGCTGAACTGGGGCCCGGGCCTCGGGGTGGCGGGGCTGGGCATCGGGCTGGCGCTGCTGGTCTGGCGCCAGGGGGTGCGGCCGGTGACGGGCGGGCCGTCATGA
- the ftsZ gene encoding cell division protein FtsZ → MNLNLMMNDEEELKPRITVFGVGGAGGNAVNNMIQKQLDGVEFVVANTDAQALQQNRATARIQMGPKVTEGLGAGAKPTIGAKAAEETIEDIVDHLMGAHMCFITAGMGGGTGTGAAPIIAQAAREMGILTVGVVTKPFQFEGTKRMRQAEEGVEALQKVVDTLIIIPNQNLFRLANEKTTFTEAFAMADDVLYQGVKGVTDLMVRPGLINLDFADVRAVMDEMGKAMMGTGEASGENRAQEAAERAIANPLLDEISLNGARGVLINITGGYDMTLFELDEAANVIRDKVDSDANIIVGSTLDPDMDGAIRVSVVATGIDANAGVAEVPAPRRTMAAPLTQNPPVAAAAAEEPQIPARRSPAPETASLRQDAARAEDDMPQPAYQPKEAGRQTAVRIEDDASAFVAPRAPQGSRAGQPTPEVMDRLRRAVDNHGRGNAPQQPQPQQSPAQSTASRMSGLGRMLERMAGHGGDQSSAQKPAASSIAERVSERVAVRARQQDTDFDDLASPESGKDNVEIPAFLRRQAN, encoded by the coding sequence ATGAACCTCAATCTGATGATGAACGACGAAGAAGAGCTGAAGCCGCGGATCACCGTCTTCGGTGTCGGTGGCGCGGGCGGCAACGCCGTCAACAACATGATTCAGAAGCAGCTTGACGGTGTCGAGTTCGTGGTCGCCAATACCGACGCCCAGGCCCTGCAGCAGAACCGGGCGACGGCGCGCATCCAGATGGGTCCCAAGGTCACCGAGGGCCTGGGCGCGGGCGCCAAGCCCACCATCGGCGCCAAGGCCGCCGAGGAGACGATCGAGGATATCGTCGATCACCTGATGGGCGCGCATATGTGCTTCATCACCGCCGGCATGGGCGGCGGCACCGGCACGGGTGCGGCCCCGATCATCGCCCAGGCCGCGCGCGAGATGGGCATCCTGACCGTCGGCGTCGTGACCAAGCCCTTCCAGTTCGAGGGCACCAAGCGGATGCGTCAGGCCGAGGAGGGCGTCGAGGCGCTCCAGAAGGTCGTGGACACGCTGATCATCATCCCGAACCAGAACCTGTTCCGGCTGGCCAACGAAAAGACCACCTTCACCGAGGCCTTCGCGATGGCCGACGACGTGCTCTATCAGGGCGTCAAGGGTGTGACCGACCTGATGGTGCGCCCGGGCCTGATCAACCTGGATTTCGCCGACGTCCGCGCGGTCATGGACGAGATGGGCAAGGCCATGATGGGCACCGGCGAGGCCTCGGGCGAGAACCGCGCCCAGGAGGCCGCCGAGCGTGCCATCGCCAACCCGCTGCTGGACGAGATCAGCCTGAACGGCGCGCGCGGCGTGCTGATCAACATCACCGGCGGCTATGACATGACCCTGTTCGAGCTGGACGAGGCCGCCAATGTCATCCGCGACAAGGTGGACAGCGACGCGAACATCATCGTCGGCTCGACGCTCGACCCGGACATGGACGGCGCGATCCGCGTGTCGGTCGTGGCGACCGGCATCGACGCCAATGCCGGCGTGGCCGAGGTCCCCGCGCCGCGCCGCACCATGGCCGCGCCCCTGACCCAGAACCCGCCCGTGGCCGCCGCCGCCGCCGAGGAGCCGCAGATCCCCGCCCGCCGCAGCCCCGCGCCCGAGACCGCGTCCCTGCGCCAGGACGCCGCGCGCGCCGAGGATGACATGCCTCAGCCCGCCTACCAGCCCAAGGAGGCCGGCCGCCAGACCGCCGTGCGGATCGAGGATGACGCATCCGCCTTCGTCGCGCCCCGCGCGCCGCAGGGCAGCCGCGCCGGTCAGCCCACCCCGGAGGTCATGGACCGCCTGCGCCGCGCCGTGGACAATCACGGCCGGGGCAACGCCCCCCAGCAGCCCCAGCCCCAGCAGAGCCCGGCGCAATCCACCGCCAGCCGCATGAGCGGCCTGGGCCGGATGCTGGAGCGGATGGCCGGCCATGGCGGCGACCAGTCCTCGGCCCAGAAGCCCGCGGCATCCTCGATCGCCGAGCGCGTCAGCGAGCGCGTGGCCGTGCGCGCCCGCCAGCAGGACACCGATTTCGACGATCTGGCCAGCCCGGAAAGCGGCAAGGACAATGTCGAGATCCCCGCCTTCCTGCGTCGTCAGGCGAACTGA
- a CDS encoding cell division protein FtsQ/DivIB, with product MPVVIDHRPGKQITPPPARQRRDPAPSRLKYRLERMWLTPLYRRVLRVGVPAFVLAMVAGLWLADEDRRAALTQNVTEVVTKVQSRDEFQVRVMTIEGASPVVDRALRAMLPVDLPASSFDIDLAALRLQVMQLDAVDTIDLRIKPGGILSAVVVERVPAILWRHARGIDMLDAGGHRVASVTSREVRPELPLISGEGADLVTEEALALFDAAGPILPRVRGLVRRGERRWDLVLDHGQRIMLPETGAVIALEAAIALDRAEDMLGRDIVAVDLRDPSRPVLRLGIDARNTIRTARGLPMLAPDGSVLPEQTEG from the coding sequence GTGCCGGTCGTGATCGATCACCGCCCCGGAAAACAGATCACCCCGCCCCCCGCGCGGCAGCGGCGCGACCCCGCGCCCTCGCGCCTGAAATACCGGTTGGAGCGGATGTGGCTGACGCCGCTCTATCGCCGGGTGCTGCGGGTGGGGGTGCCTGCCTTCGTGCTGGCCATGGTGGCGGGGCTGTGGCTGGCCGACGAGGATCGCCGCGCCGCCCTGACCCAGAACGTCACCGAGGTCGTCACCAAGGTCCAGAGCCGCGACGAATTCCAGGTCCGCGTCATGACGATCGAGGGTGCCAGCCCGGTCGTCGACCGGGCGCTGCGCGCGATGCTGCCGGTGGACCTGCCGGCCTCCAGCTTCGACATCGACCTGGCGGCCTTGCGCCTGCAGGTGATGCAGCTGGATGCGGTGGACACGATCGACCTGCGCATCAAGCCGGGCGGCATCCTGTCGGCGGTGGTGGTGGAACGCGTGCCCGCGATCCTGTGGCGCCATGCGCGCGGCATCGACATGCTGGATGCGGGCGGCCATCGCGTCGCCTCCGTCACCTCGCGCGAGGTGCGGCCCGAACTGCCGCTGATCTCGGGCGAGGGGGCGGATCTGGTCACCGAGGAGGCGCTGGCGCTGTTCGACGCGGCCGGTCCCATCCTGCCCCGCGTACGCGGGCTGGTGCGGCGGGGCGAACGGCGGTGGGACCTGGTGCTGGATCACGGCCAGCGGATCATGCTGCCCGAGACCGGCGCCGTGATCGCGCTGGAGGCCGCGATCGCGCTGGACCGGGCCGAGGACATGCTGGGCCGCGACATCGTCGCGGTCGATCTGCGCGACCCGTCGCGGCCGGTCCTGCGCCTGGGGATCGACGCGCGCAACACGATCCGCACGGCACGCGGCCTGCCGATGCTGGCGCCCGATGGCAGCGTGCTGCCCGAACAGACCGAAGGCTGA
- a CDS encoding D-alanine--D-alanine ligase: protein MGGPSAEREVSLSSGRECADALRVAGYDVTEIDLGTGRGDEIVRRLSDARPDVVFNALHGRWGEDGCVQGLLEWMGLPYTHSGVLASALAMDKTRAKEAFRAAGLPVVESVIADADEVRRRHVIPPPYVVKPNDEGSSVGVYIVHDGANQPPALGPEMPARVMVETYAPGRELTTTVMGDRALDVTEILTDGWYDYAAKYTVGGSRHVIPAAIPDEIRQACLDMACRAHRALGCAGLSRTDFRWDEARGIAGLVILEVNTQPGMTPTSLAPEQAAHAGIDFPALMRWMVEDALCRS, encoded by the coding sequence ATGGGCGGACCCTCGGCGGAACGCGAGGTGTCCCTGTCATCGGGGCGGGAATGCGCGGATGCGCTGCGGGTGGCGGGATATGACGTGACCGAGATCGATCTCGGGACCGGGCGGGGGGACGAAATCGTCCGCCGCCTGAGCGATGCGCGCCCCGATGTCGTCTTCAACGCCCTGCATGGCCGATGGGGCGAGGATGGCTGCGTCCAGGGCCTGCTGGAATGGATGGGCCTGCCCTATACCCATTCGGGCGTGCTGGCATCGGCCCTGGCCATGGACAAGACCCGCGCCAAGGAGGCATTCCGCGCCGCGGGCCTGCCGGTCGTGGAAAGCGTCATCGCCGATGCGGACGAGGTCCGCCGCCGCCACGTCATTCCGCCCCCCTATGTCGTCAAGCCCAATGACGAGGGATCCTCCGTCGGGGTCTATATCGTGCATGACGGCGCGAACCAGCCCCCCGCGCTCGGCCCCGAGATGCCCGCCCGGGTGATGGTCGAGACCTATGCGCCGGGGCGCGAGCTGACGACCACGGTGATGGGCGACCGCGCGCTGGACGTGACCGAGATCCTGACCGATGGCTGGTACGACTATGCCGCGAAATACACGGTCGGCGGGTCGCGCCACGTCATCCCCGCCGCCATCCCCGACGAGATCCGCCAAGCCTGCCTGGACATGGCCTGCCGCGCGCATCGGGCGCTTGGCTGCGCGGGGTTGTCGCGGACCGATTTCCGGTGGGACGAGGCGCGCGGCATCGCCGGGCTGGTCATCCTGGAGGTGAACACCCAGCCCGGCATGACGCCCACCAGCCTGGCCCCCGAACAGGCCGCCCATGCGGGCATCGATTTCCCGGCGCTGATGCGCTGGATGGTGGAGGACGCGCTGTGCCGGTCGTGA
- the murB gene encoding UDP-N-acetylmuramate dehydrogenase has translation MSIDLPTPRGALIPDRPLDGLTWLRVGGPADWLFQPADEDDLADFLAALDPAMPVFPMGVGSNLIVRDGGIRGVVIRLGRAFNSVEIEGGVVTVGAACLDAQVARRAAEAGLDLTFLRTIPGSIGGAVRMNAGCYGSYLADHLIDAQAVTRDGRRVTLTPDDLRFGYRQSHLPEGWVLTGARLRAAPGDPDALHARMADQLARRDASQPTQDRSAGSTFRNPAGYSSTGRADDVHDLKAWALIDRAGLRGHSWGGAQMSEKHPNFLVNTGGATAHELETLGELVRRRVLEETGHDLQWEVIRIGDPAPDAA, from the coding sequence ATGAGCATTGACCTTCCCACCCCCCGCGGCGCCCTGATCCCCGATCGACCCTTGGACGGCCTGACCTGGCTGCGCGTCGGAGGCCCCGCCGACTGGCTGTTCCAACCCGCGGACGAGGATGACCTGGCCGATTTCCTGGCCGCGCTGGACCCCGCCATGCCGGTCTTTCCCATGGGCGTGGGCAGCAACCTGATCGTGCGCGACGGCGGCATCCGGGGCGTGGTCATCCGGCTCGGCCGGGCCTTCAACAGCGTCGAGATCGAGGGTGGCGTGGTCACCGTCGGCGCCGCCTGCCTGGATGCGCAGGTCGCCCGCCGCGCGGCGGAGGCGGGGCTGGACCTGACCTTCCTGCGCACCATCCCGGGCAGCATCGGCGGCGCGGTGCGGATGAATGCGGGCTGCTACGGCAGCTATCTGGCCGATCACCTGATCGACGCGCAGGCGGTCACGCGCGACGGCCGCCGCGTCACGCTGACGCCCGACGACCTGCGCTTTGGCTATCGCCAGTCGCATCTGCCCGAGGGCTGGGTGCTGACCGGCGCGCGGCTGCGCGCGGCGCCGGGCGATCCGGACGCGCTGCATGCGCGCATGGCCGATCAGCTGGCGCGGCGCGATGCCAGCCAGCCCACCCAGGACCGCAGCGCCGGATCGACCTTCCGCAACCCCGCCGGGTACAGCTCGACCGGGCGGGCCGACGATGTCCACGACCTGAAGGCCTGGGCGCTGATCGACCGGGCGGGCCTGCGCGGGCACAGCTGGGGCGGCGCGCAGATGTCGGAAAAGCACCCCAATTTCCTGGTCAATACCGGCGGCGCCACCGCGCATGAGCTGGAGACCCTGGGCGAGCTGGTCCGCCGCCGCGTCCTGGAGGAGACCGGCCACGACCTGCAATGGGAGGTCATCCGCATCGGCGATCCGGCGCCGGACGCCGCCTGA
- the lpxC gene encoding UDP-3-O-acyl-N-acetylglucosamine deacetylase, translated as MQATLNDMVTFSGVGLHSGAAAELVMHPAPAGHGIVFRRIDLTTAVDIPALWDRVTPSRLCTLLDNGRGVTLSTVEHVMAALAGTGIHNALVTVDGPEIPILDGSSAPFVQGILETGIRIQAAPLRAIRVLRPVEVREGEAFARLTPADHLEIDFQIDFTDAAIGHQEKVLDMANGAFLRELADSRTFCRASDVEAMRRNGLALGGTYLNAVVVDGGRVLSPGGLRHRDEAVRHKMLDATGDLALAGAPLLARYTGHRAGHAMTNRLLRALFADPAAWEWVDCSPELEGRLPGAGVADYARPVQPAIFAAE; from the coding sequence ATGCAGGCGACGCTGAACGACATGGTGACATTTTCGGGGGTTGGGCTGCATTCCGGCGCCGCCGCCGAACTGGTGATGCACCCTGCGCCGGCGGGCCATGGGATCGTGTTCCGCCGCATCGACCTGACCACCGCCGTGGACATCCCCGCCTTGTGGGACCGCGTGACGCCGTCGCGCCTCTGCACGCTGCTGGACAATGGCCGGGGCGTGACCCTGTCCACGGTCGAACATGTCATGGCCGCGCTGGCCGGGACCGGCATCCACAACGCGCTGGTCACCGTCGACGGCCCCGAGATCCCGATCCTGGACGGATCCTCGGCCCCCTTCGTGCAGGGCATCCTGGAGACGGGCATCCGTATCCAGGCCGCCCCCCTGCGCGCCATCCGCGTCTTGCGCCCCGTCGAGGTGCGCGAGGGCGAGGCCTTCGCCCGCCTGACCCCGGCCGACCATCTGGAGATCGATTTTCAGATCGATTTCACCGATGCCGCGATCGGGCATCAGGAAAAGGTCCTGGACATGGCCAATGGCGCCTTCCTGCGCGAACTGGCCGACAGCCGCACCTTCTGCCGCGCCTCGGATGTCGAGGCGATGCGCCGCAACGGGCTGGCCTTGGGCGGGACCTATCTGAACGCGGTCGTGGTGGATGGCGGGCGCGTCCTGTCGCCGGGCGGCCTGCGTCACCGCGACGAGGCCGTGCGCCACAAGATGCTGGACGCCACCGGCGATCTGGCCTTGGCCGGGGCGCCGCTGCTGGCGCGCTATACCGGCCACCGGGCGGGGCATGCGATGACCAACCGGCTGCTGCGCGCGCTCTTTGCCGATCCGGCGGCCTGGGAATGGGTCGACTGTTCCCCGGAGCTGGAGGGGCGCCTGCCCGGCGCGGGCGTGGCCGACTATGCCCGGCCCGTGCAGCCCGCGATCTTCGCGGCGGAATAG
- a CDS encoding outer membrane protein assembly factor BamD — MKMAGAKISASVMAALVAGLVLTGCGNRDAAQRQNLERFTAEEIYKRGEFELENSRRPADAVIYFSEIERLYPYSEWARRALIMQAYGHHKAGNYEEARGAAQRFLDNFPGDDEAAYAQYLLALSYYDQIDDVGRDQGLTFQALQGLRRVIEDYPDSEYARSSILKFDLAFDHLAAKEMEIGRYYLRQGHYAASVNRFRVVVEEFQTTTQTPEALLRLVEAYLALGLLNEAQTAGAILGHNFQSSPFYQDAFRQLRGRGLRAEAQGDSWLTALYRQTIQGQWL, encoded by the coding sequence ATGAAGATGGCGGGCGCGAAAATCTCGGCTTCGGTGATGGCAGCCCTGGTCGCGGGTCTGGTGCTGACGGGCTGCGGCAACCGGGATGCGGCACAGCGTCAGAACCTGGAACGCTTCACGGCCGAAGAAATCTACAAGCGCGGCGAATTCGAGCTGGAGAATTCCCGCCGCCCCGCCGATGCCGTCATCTATTTCTCGGAGATCGAGCGGCTCTATCCCTATTCCGAATGGGCCCGCCGGGCGCTGATCATGCAGGCCTATGGCCATCACAAGGCCGGCAATTACGAGGAGGCCCGCGGCGCGGCGCAGCGTTTCCTCGACAATTTCCCCGGCGATGACGAGGCCGCCTATGCGCAATATCTGCTGGCCCTGTCCTATTACGACCAGATCGACGATGTGGGCCGCGACCAGGGCCTGACCTTCCAGGCGCTGCAGGGCCTGCGCCGGGTGATCGAGGATTACCCCGACAGCGAATATGCCCGCAGCTCGATCCTGAAATTCGATCTGGCCTTCGACCACCTGGCCGCCAAGGAGATGGAGATCGGGCGCTATTACCTGCGTCAGGGGCATTATGCCGCATCGGTCAACCGCTTCCGCGTCGTGGTCGAGGAATTTCAGACCACCACCCAGACCCCGGAGGCCCTGCTGCGCCTGGTCGAGGCCTATCTGGCCCTTGGCCTGCTGAACGAGGCCCAGACCGCGGGCGCCATCCTGGGGCACAATTTCCAGTCCTCGCCCTTCTATCAGGACGCCTTCCGCCAGCTGCGCGGGCGCGGGCTGCGGGCCGAGGCCCAGGGCGACAGCTGGCTGACCGCGCTCTATCGTCAGACGATCCAGGGCCAATGGCTCTGA
- the ftsA gene encoding cell division protein FtsA, translated as MADLYQTQRAMRNIRRAALQRGVIGILDIGTSKIACLVLRFDGTGTFRETDGVGPMAGQANFRVIGAASTRSRGMRRGEIETMAETERAIRTVVAAAQKVAGVRVDHVIACLSGGQPASYGLAGEIVLASGKVGEHDVASVLAACEVPDFGRGREVLHAQPVNFAVDNRTSLADPRDHLGNKLFCDMHVLTVDGDVIGNLVQCIRRCDLELAGIASAPYASARASLVEDEQELGAACIDFGGGGTGVSIFVKKHMIFSDHVPIGGNLITQDIAQGLRVGLPMAERLKTLNGGVEATGRDDRDMIDVGGGTGDWDSDRRQVSRADVIGVMRPRVEEILEHVREVLDAAGFDCMPSQQIVLTGGGSQIPGLDGLAARILGPNVRCGRPLRIDGLAHQLTDPSFSSAVGLALFAAHPQDEWWDFEMPADSYPGRSLRRAYRWFKHNW; from the coding sequence ATGGCAGACCTGTATCAGACGCAGCGCGCGATGCGGAACATCCGCCGTGCCGCCCTGCAGCGCGGCGTGATCGGCATCCTGGATATCGGCACGTCCAAGATCGCATGCCTGGTGCTGCGCTTCGACGGAACCGGCACGTTCCGGGAAACCGACGGGGTGGGGCCCATGGCGGGCCAGGCGAATTTCCGGGTGATCGGCGCCGCCTCGACCCGGTCGCGCGGCATGCGCCGGGGCGAGATCGAGACCATGGCCGAGACCGAGCGCGCCATCCGCACCGTCGTCGCCGCCGCCCAGAAGGTCGCGGGCGTGCGCGTCGATCACGTCATCGCCTGCCTGTCGGGCGGCCAGCCGGCCTCCTATGGCCTGGCGGGGGAGATCGTGCTGGCCTCGGGCAAGGTGGGCGAACATGACGTGGCCTCGGTCCTGGCGGCCTGCGAGGTGCCCGATTTCGGCCGCGGCCGCGAGGTGCTGCACGCCCAGCCCGTGAATTTCGCCGTGGACAACCGCACCAGCCTGGCCGATCCGCGCGACCATCTGGGCAACAAGCTGTTCTGCGACATGCATGTGCTGACCGTGGATGGCGACGTGATCGGCAATCTGGTGCAATGCATCCGCCGCTGCGACCTGGAACTGGCGGGCATCGCATCGGCCCCCTATGCCTCGGCCCGCGCCTCTCTGGTCGAGGATGAACAGGAGCTGGGCGCGGCCTGCATCGATTTCGGGGGCGGCGGCACGGGCGTGTCGATCTTCGTCAAGAAGCACATGATCTTCTCCGATCATGTGCCCATCGGCGGCAACCTGATCACCCAGGACATCGCCCAGGGGCTGCGCGTGGGCCTGCCCATGGCCGAACGGCTGAAGACCCTGAACGGCGGGGTCGAGGCGACGGGCCGCGACGACCGCGACATGATCGACGTGGGCGGCGGCACCGGCGATTGGGACAGCGACCGCCGCCAGGTCAGCCGCGCCGATGTGATCGGCGTCATGCGCCCCCGCGTCGAGGAGATCCTGGAACATGTCCGCGAGGTGCTGGACGCGGCCGGCTTCGACTGCATGCCCAGCCAGCAGATCGTGCTGACCGGGGGCGGCAGCCAGATCCCCGGCCTCGACGGGCTGGCCGCGCGGATCCTGGGCCCCAATGTGCGCTGCGGGCGGCCGCTGCGCATCGACGGGCTGGCCCATCAGCTGACCGATCCTAGCTTTTCCAGCGCCGTCGGGCTGGCGCTGTTCGCGGCCCATCCCCAGGACGAATGGTGGGATTTCGAGATGCCGGCCGACAGCTATCCCGGGCGCAGCCTGCGCCGTGCCTACCGGTGGTTCAAACACAACTGGTAA
- the murC gene encoding UDP-N-acetylmuramate--L-alanine ligase produces MNAATKLPGELGPIHFVGIGGIGMSGIAEVLLTLGYRVQGSDAKRSKITDRLETLGATVFEGQRAENIEGAGVVVISTAIKKGNPELEEARLRGLPVVRRAEMLAELMRMKSNIAIAGTHGKTTTTTMVATLLDAGGLDPTVINGGVIHAYGSNARAGAGEWMVVEADESDGSFNRLPADIAIVTNIDPEHMEHWGSFDALRQGFYNFASGIPFYGLAVCCTDHPEVQALVGRLTDRRVVTFGFNAQADVRAINLRYDRGIAHFDIALQGEGRDGDIPVIEGCTLPMPGDHNVSNALSAVAVARHLGIKRAEIREALAKFAGVGRRFTRVGEVGGVTIIDDYGHHPVEIAAVLKAARQAGQGRVIAVHQPHRYSRLSSLFEDFCTCFNEADVVAIADVYGAGEEPIPGASRDDLVAGLIAHGHRHARAILSEDDLERLVREQARPGDMVVCLGAGTISAWANALPMRLQGRAA; encoded by the coding sequence ATGAACGCAGCCACCAAACTGCCCGGCGAGCTGGGCCCCATCCATTTCGTGGGCATCGGCGGCATCGGCATGTCGGGCATCGCCGAGGTGCTGCTGACCTTGGGCTATCGCGTGCAGGGCAGCGATGCCAAGCGTTCCAAGATCACCGACCGGCTGGAGACCCTGGGCGCCACCGTCTTCGAAGGCCAGCGCGCCGAGAATATCGAGGGCGCGGGCGTCGTGGTCATCTCGACCGCGATCAAGAAGGGCAATCCGGAACTGGAGGAGGCGCGTCTGCGCGGCCTGCCCGTCGTGCGCCGCGCCGAGATGCTGGCCGAGCTGATGCGCATGAAATCCAACATCGCCATTGCCGGCACCCATGGCAAGACGACGACCACCACCATGGTCGCGACCCTGCTGGATGCGGGCGGGCTGGACCCGACGGTGATCAATGGCGGCGTGATCCACGCCTATGGGTCCAACGCGCGGGCGGGTGCGGGCGAATGGATGGTGGTCGAGGCCGACGAGAGCGACGGCAGCTTCAACCGCCTGCCCGCCGACATCGCCATCGTGACGAATATCGACCCCGAGCATATGGAACATTGGGGCAGCTTCGACGCGCTGCGCCAAGGGTTCTACAATTTCGCCTCGGGGATCCCCTTCTACGGGCTGGCGGTCTGCTGCACCGACCACCCCGAGGTGCAGGCCCTGGTCGGTCGCCTGACCGACCGCCGCGTGGTGACCTTCGGCTTCAACGCCCAGGCCGATGTGCGCGCGATCAACCTGCGCTATGACCGCGGCATCGCGCATTTCGACATCGCCCTGCAGGGCGAGGGCCGCGATGGCGACATCCCCGTGATCGAGGGCTGCACCCTGCCCATGCCGGGCGATCACAACGTTTCGAACGCGCTGTCGGCGGTGGCGGTCGCGCGCCATCTGGGCATCAAGCGCGCCGAGATCCGCGAGGCCTTGGCCAAGTTCGCCGGCGTCGGCCGCCGCTTCACCCGCGTGGGCGAGGTGGGGGGCGTCACCATCATCGACGATTACGGCCACCACCCGGTGGAAATCGCCGCCGTTCTCAAGGCCGCGCGCCAGGCGGGGCAGGGGCGCGTCATCGCGGTCCATCAGCCGCATCGCTATTCGCGCCTGTCCTCGCTGTTCGAGGATTTCTGCACCTGCTTCAACGAGGCCGATGTGGTCGCCATCGCCGATGTCTATGGCGCGGGCGAGGAGCCCATTCCGGGTGCGTCGCGCGACGATCTGGTGGCGGGGCTGATCGCCCATGGCCACCGCCATGCCCGCGCGATCCTGTCCGAGGATGACCTGGAACGGCTGGTCCGCGAACAGGCCCGGCCCGGCGACATGGTGGTCTGCCTGGGGGCGGGGACGATCTCGGCCTGGGCGAATGCGCTGCCGATGCGCCTGCAGGGCCGCGCCGCATGA